The genomic interval aaaccctagccaatacctctcaaaaccctagccgaaaccctctctcaaattggggaaaagatggataaaagaatactaaaatcggggctgaatcggctttaaataggaatggaatcggggatccacacgctcctgtggacacgcctatggatttttcacaggggagtgtggaatttccacacgcccgtgttgattctctgttctgcagttttctcagccggctgtgaacagtgctgatacagtactttgctacaatatcCGCCTGAAATacctcctgaatccatactttcatgtcgtggatcactttgattcttcaatgatggaaaagttggtggagatcttgttctatatgcataagtcggaatgcttgagtatgactgccattgtgtccctccaaatggttgtgctaactcaaatacgaggaggttggcacacactctggCATCTCAGACCCGACCTAtgccttcgcgtttgaaccttagcaagattttctctaaAATCGGTgaattatgatccacattggcttctttccttcataatcggcttcataaccctacttgtataaaagtaacataaaaacacacatattagtgtaaaaacccgagaaaggtaatgcttaacataaggaaagaatgcttcgcattcatatcgcacaaggaCTTATCATTAACCGTCTTTTGGTGTCattgattatgaaccttgacatTACGATGTATTGATTTCTGCaatttgattattgagtttccttgataacttccttttgtttatttgattattttcttgtgttgattGCCATTGATGTTTATATGTTGCAAAACTCGACATGGGGATTGCCGCTATCTGAGCGAGCATTGATGTGGAGTGAATATCCCGCGTAGTTGCTGCAATCAAGAGTTTATGTTAACCCTAGATTGATTTCTCGCTGTCTAGAAGATAAGTTTTATTCATCTAGCTTgggcacacattagggaaggggttgagtccaCTCAGAGCCTTGAGTGAGGACGTATGTTATCAAACCCTCCATAGGTGGTCACCATGGTCCAAGTAGATGTCCATGTAGTTAATAGCATAGTCAATAcatttgtcaaggggattaGTTTGGGCCACCGTCCTTCCCATTGTTATCTCTATATCCAAAAACCTTGTCTTTTCCCCcttccttcttttccttttctttggtagttttaattagtttaaatcCAATCTATTGAACCTGCTATATATTATGAAATGAATGAGTAGTGAGAGCTTTTTCTTGTTCCTGAGGAATTATCTTTCTGAAcctattgggtacactttactacttataCAATCCGTGTACTTGTTGATACGCAAGAGGCGTTTTAAGTTTTTAGAGCCGCCAGGTACTGGAAACCCTTGAGAAAGTTTAATTTTCTAGTAATTTagccattttttattttagtttatcttGCATTCTctgattttttgtttgtttttatctgtatttttattgaattgttATGTAGGTGCTCTTACATGACCCGAGGAAATTCCTCTTCTCTACTTGTGAGTCCTGATACGAAATTAGAGAAAACACAGCACAGAAGGTTAAGACCGGTAAATCTTAGAGAAACAAGTTTAATAGAAATCAATATTGAGTTAGATCAGAATGAACCAATGGCCAGGAATCAGCAAAAGAGTATTTCAGATTATACTAGGCCAAATTTGGATGGAGTAGGGTCCAGCATTGTTCATCCTTATATGCTGGCAAATAACTTTGAATAGAAACCTAATTTCATACAGATGGTGCAATAAATGTGCCAGTTCAATGGGTTTTAGGATGAGGACCCATTTGATCAATTGAAGAACTTTATAGAAATTTGTGACACATTTAAGGCAAACAATGTGTCTGAGGATACAGTTCACCTTTGACCCTTTCCATTTTTAGTGTGAGGAAGGGCAAAGCAATGGCTAAGTTCCCTGCCACAGGGGTTGATCACCACTTGGGCATAGTTGGCTGAGAAATTTCTtacccgatatttccctccagCAAAGATCATGAAGCTTAGAAATGACATCTCTTCTTTCCGACAAATGGAGTCCAAAATCCTGTATGAGTCATGGGAAAGATATAAGGAATTGTTAAGGAAGTGCCTGCAACAAGGAATTGTGGAGTGGATGTAAATTAAGATTTTCTACAATGGTCTAAATTTGGCTACTAAGAAGATGTTAGATGTAGCAGCTGGGGGTTCTCTTTGCAGTAAGCAACCAACTGAAGCCTATACTCTTATTGATGATATGGCATCGAATGGCTATTAGTGAAGCTCATAAAGGAACAAGCCAGTGAAGTCTGCTAGAATCTATGAGGTTGATGCATTGATAACTTTAGCAACATAGGTGGAAGCTATTGAAAAGAGGTTGGATGTAAATCAAGTTCAACCTCAAGCACTAGTGATGAGTTGCGAAGCTTGGGGTAACCAATAAAGGCCAATTGTTCCATCTTTTGAGAAGCCTTCTAGCAcagaacaagttgattttgtgggttaTAACAACACGTTCCAAAACAACCCCTACATCAACACCAACAATCCTGAAGGGagaaaccacccaaatttttcttggagCCAATAGGGGCAAGGATCACAAGGTCATTTCAAGCCATCACTACATCAAATGACACCTCCTCGACAATCGATTCAAGAAGGAAAAGGGCTAATTCTTGAAACCTTGTTAGCAATAAGCATCATTGTAGAATCTGGAACATAAGGTGGTGCAAATTGCCAAGACTCTTGTGGAACATCCTCCAAGTTCATTGCCAAGCAATACAAAGGTCAACCCCCATGAGTCGCTAAAGGCAGTCACTTTGAAGATTAGAAGGAAATTGATATCTACCCCAGCTCGAGGGTGTGAGAAAGTATCCAAAGAACCTTAAGTGGTGATTTGAAAGGGCATCTCCATTGGTggtaatattaagaaaaataagaaggaaTTGTTCAAGATCAACATGACAAGAAGTTTAAGAAATTCCTTGAAATGTTTAAGACCTTACACATCAACGTTCCATTTGTCGAGGCCCTcactcaaatgcctcgctatgctaAGTTCCTTAAGGAATTGTTGACTAATAAGAGGAAGGTAGAAGAGGTAGCCGCCGATACTTTAAATGAGGAATGCTTTGCCATTATCTCTAATAGAATCCCCAAGAAAGAGAAGGACCCAGAGGTTTACCATCCCGTGTATTATTGGGGGATGCTTGTTGAAAAAGCACTTGCTGATCCTGGGGAAAGTATCAATTTGATtccttataaaatttttcaaaacatgGGGCTTGGTACAAAGATAACCCTGTAGCTTGTCGATCAGTCAGTTCGTCACCTCAtgggcattattgaagacgtgTTGGTTAAGGTGGACCCATTCATTTTCCTAgtggattttgttattctaGATTTGGATGACAGGGCTGtggttcctttgatacttgggcgACCATTTTTGGCCACTTCACAAGATTTCATTGATGTCAAGGATGGTCAAATGGTATTTAGAGTCTGAGATGAAGAAGTGATATTCAAGTTGAGTGATGCTGTGCTCCACATGTTATGCTTTGGATATTATTGATGATTgtgttttggattttttataGGACCCGTGGGTGGAGGATGACTTGTCTAATTTACTGGATGATAAAGGATCGCCTAATGGATTAGTGGAGAAGCTCCACCCCCAATATAACATTGAAGAGAATGAGAGGGAAATGAAGTTTCTTGATTGAAACATTAACCCCCTATTCATTTGTTTAGGGTGCAAAAAATGTTGGGGGAATTTGATTCCATGATCCCCCATGAGCGttacaaggtacatcaagctagtaATGTTAAACAaactcttcttgggaggcaacctaagtgttttcgcgtgtgtttttatgtatttcctCTCTTGTTTgcattttggttttatttagtttgtttttctttgtatgGTTGTTTGTTGATATTGGACTCAATTACCCTTTTAGTTCGGATCATTTTGGGGGCTCTTGAGTATTCATGCTTCTATTCCAACACTCTATTTTTATGTTAGTAATTGTTCAGGAGTGAATTTATTCTATTATGCAGCTTCTCTATTTTTCCAGGTCAAGCATTGTCATGCTTATTGCCATGCAATTTTTCAGAAGTTGTGAAAATTCTATGTTCAGGGGTAACCATGGGCGTGCTCTTGCCCGTGTTGGTTTCGTGCCTGAGGAAGCACGATCTAGTAGCCCCTTGTAGGGTCATGCTTTGTTTTCTAAGTTTTACAAAGTTTTCAAGTAAAAAGCATGACTTGAAGCATGGTcttaagcacgaccgtgctcttctagggttttattgttttaaagaCGAGTTCAGTACGATCTCAATCACAACCTTGCTATTCGGGTGTTCTTAGGAATGACCGTTCCCctttccttcttttcctttttattccAAGCCACCGGCttccttcttgttcttgtttctcCTCTCGAGTTTCCACTTTGCATTTGTGACTGGGTCTTGGGTTTCTTGCCGAGTTTTTAAGCTCCTTTCACACGATTTTCTCTCACCCTATTCCCTTTTCTTATTTGAGCTGAAGATATGCATTCCTTGTCATCTCATGGCCTTGTTCATTGTTATGTGCATTTGTAAACTCTTGCATTTCATTATATTCATGctttatatattatgagatgcTCGAAGCATGTTGTTTAGCTAGAAACCTTGCTTCCATGTCCTATTTCTTATTCGAAAATATGActaagcacgggcgtgctaTGCGTGAGGCACGACTGTTCTACTATTTACCCTAGGTTGTTTCTAGTTAAGCACATGCGTGCTTTGATCTCTCAGTACGAGCATGCTTTTTTGCTTACACAGGCATGCTTGTGTTCTTCATTACTAATTGTCCAGCACACCCATGCACTTTTCCGGTTAGTACACCCATTTTGCTTATGTGGAATGGCCGTGCTGCAGTCATTTATCCTGTGCATTGActtgtttattaaatttttatataggaATATGCCAAGGCAGAAGACACGTACATTTGGGCCTATGCCCAAGAGATCTAGGGGCGAGAGTAACTCTCAGGCTATCCCTACGGGGTCCAATTTTTATGTACTGTCACATTAGGtatgttataataatttgagTGCCAAGCTCATTGGCGAGTCCCAAGAGATAGACTGGGATGGTATACATGAGGTGGGACTCGCTGAGGAGGTTCAGTGCCTTCTCAATGTTAGGGCCTAGCCTCTGCTCTTTTCCATCACCGACAATACTTGCGGAGAGTTGACGCTGGAGTTCTTGGCGACATTTGAGTTAGAGTGGGGGGTGATCAACTTTCACCAGGAGAACACAATCTAGTTCTAGGCGATCGCTCAATCCTTCTCAGTCTATCTAGGACTCTATGATAAGGCGTTTACTTGGACACCTAAGTATGATGCTCTCCTGATCGATCATCCAGCAAGGAAGTCTTTGCAGTCCTGCTGGTGTCATTTGAGCACCACCAATAGCTACGACCCTCACCGGTTGAAGGACACCAACCTCCGTACCCCCGTCCTCAAGTACATTCATCATTTGCTTATCAATTACTTGACAGGGCGAGGCAATATCACCAGAGTAGTCAGTCGAAGGGACTTTGATTATCTACCTAGTATGATGGATGGTTTTCACCTCCACTTGGGACAAGAGGTCACTCTTGCTCTTTATCATTAAGGGAATGATCCCAAAGTTAATGTCATATTAGTCAGTCCTTACATCATCCGGCTTTTCTAGGGGATGGATCTTAGAGAGGGTACTAGCGGTATAAGGATCGTGGATAATAGTACCCCAATCACCATTGACATCCTCCAAGTTATTAAGATGGTATTGGTTGTCAGGACCTCGCATGGGAATCAATATCGTGTTACAAGTGCAACTATTCCTGTTTCCCCTATTGCGCCAGCATCTTTTCCTGCCTCACTAGCTCTTTGTTCCTCCTCGATACCACCGACTCAACCCTCCACCAGCCATGCAGCACCATAGATGAGTTCACCACTCTTCCAGCATTGGCTGGTTTGGAGTGTCATTAGGATAGCCGCCCATATTGGACTCCAATTATCTCCTCTTTGTTCTTTTCCAGCCCCCAAACTAGTGTATGTAGGGGTTGATACTATTGGTTTGGAGTCTAAGGGGTCAAAATCCTCTGACTCTGAGGGTAGAGATAACTCAGGGAGCGAGTTAGGACCTCTATCCCGAGATGAGCCACCACTACTACCTATGAGTTTAGTTCTGATGACCCTGATACGACAGAGTCTGAGTCCGACTGAGCAGCATTCGACCCTTTatcattttagttttcattttcaatattagtgtttatatttcattttcttgtGTGGACTTGTACTTCTTATATAGTGAGAAAAGAGAGTCCCTTGCTAAACTGTTTATTTTACtgctttctatttttcatttcaacactttattttactttaccTCATTTTGTCTTTGGCCTTCACATTGTACTCTTCTTTCTTTACATGTTGCATGCCGTCTTTGGAATGATTGTGTTATTCACGTTGAGAGCGGCATCATCACTCTCCGTGGTTAGGAAAGCCCTAATAACTCGCCTCAATTTTTGTTATTGTCTTCTTCCCTTTGTATGTGTGCTTGCATGTTGTACATTGAGGAAGATGTAACATTCAAATATGGGGGGAGTTATCTTTGTATCTTTTGTGATctttgtattcattgtgatgatgcatGACTTAGGACGATCTATGACATATTGTTAGTGGTTCATAAGACTAAGGGTGACATTAGTGCTACTGtactttgttgttttaattgttggggagttcaggggagtattgttttaattacattcccacacacatttttGCTTCCATTGATACTATcattattgtgcttgcatgcgtacattgaggatagtgtacatcttaagtgtgggggagggttcaccttatacatgacttttacttgtgttttcatgagcatgctcttgttgccaatgaaggttcaccttagggttaagagtttaattcttagtttttggaggttgtaaacattaaattttatcatgctctagttttcatccaatttcattgaatatttttgtccgattgctctttatGCACTTTtttcactcattagacctatgaaaactctagttcattatttttgggactttagtgtgctagttttatttgaaaaaaaatggaaattgtttgttgtttgtacatagggggtggaaagagctaccacccatgatgtatgtagctactctcataagtcagatacttgttatgccctaatgagagaaagagctatctcatgggatgtgtgaaagctaccacctcgaaagtgtgaaagccactcgggaggcatcttgggaaaaggctaccttagaggttgtgtgaagctactacatcttctttatgtttataaataagtcccatgttaataagaacttggtagtggacatggtgttgacatgagttgagttttttcacacacacacgcattcggatttttatcactttcatttttgattggattgtttgcttgAGTGTTAATTGTTTTCTCTAGTGTTTGACTCTCTCCatgactttagaattttattcttttactcTTTCGGTGAACTTAAGGCCatgcacttctcttttctttccatgagtttaatgtttaattttgcttgaggacaagcaaatgcttaagtgtggtggagtttgataagtgcttgagtagacatatttttttatataggtttacatgcattgagcatcatttttaccatggtttatgtctcatattgtgtatttggtgttcttttttgcatataggttgtgaatgccttgaagagtaaaaatgaagcaaagataggctataaagacacaaatttgggagttcttgttcaattcaaggaccaaaacacgagaggagttcatgaacgtggaaaTGTGTACCAACTtgcaagaagattcaagtcaattcactagttggaagggcacaaaggcagcaacatcttcatgttccttctctttgtgaagattgcaagacctctcaaagataggttgatgaagaaaagtcttatagcctaccatatggacgtgtgcccggacatgtggcctcaagagaagattaTTTGGACCACGTTTTCTGaatagtattgtagcaaaacactgcagCAATTTTaatgtagtagtactgtagcaaattactgttaACGcacccacgtggaaattcctgcaatccacaggggcgagtgaaaaatccacatgggcgcgtgggggcacgtgatagGCGCGGTTTTAGGCTTTAAATTGGCCGTATGCCCTATTCTTGTGGGACTTTATGCAAGGCTTTTctcgagcactttgaaggcaaggcggctagggttttggatgaggtctttggcgatattggtggGCGTCGATCactaactttgatcgatcttctctctgtcatagcatagagggagccttcggcgaactagctttggagaaggattcttcaagacgttgggcgacccatcaaggccatcatcacgaatttaagggggttctttttcatggtttttattgcttttcattgtattcaccattgttttgaaacttgctccatggagggatataccctagtaggtatttggacatgtgaaccctaggatctatgtttttgtattgatttgctttatgtttctattaaatctgagttgatttgagtttaaatgttgttttcccattgcttgcatgttttattaatccttgtggttgactggatttgcatgatttattactttgttgagagagaggtctccattagagttagaatttcaaggttaaagagggttgagagggtgagtcatgagatagtggagtgttccctttcccttccgattgagtgtttcctatctctgtatttcctagactttatgcaaccatatttggtgtgaggcctgagattgagagatttctccgccgggaccttgtaggggttaggaatCCTTcaccaggaattagggttggatctatctttaggaatcggtttcactcttaggtgtccctagagcgtaatgcggtcatatagggtgtgaggtgttgagattgagcgatttctccgcggggaccttgtaggggactagtatcggtggcttggaggcaagggccggttgttcttggattacctcgactcattggATTCAGTTTAGatgcatttagtgaatcttgagcttcatgttagatccttaGGGGGAGcatgtccgggtacctcatctttattgattgggatctccttttattattttttttcttgcccgtttgctttcttattaattctcttgcaattagttcatttcatcacgtccattgatttcgactagataattaataattggttaatactaatacttccgt from Dioscorea cayenensis subsp. rotundata cultivar TDr96_F1 chromosome 7, TDr96_F1_v2_PseudoChromosome.rev07_lg8_w22 25.fasta, whole genome shotgun sequence carries:
- the LOC120265053 gene encoding uncharacterized protein LOC120265053 — translated: MPRYAKFLKELLTNKRKVEEVAADTLNEECFAIISNRIPKKEKDPEVYHPVYYWGMLVEKALADPGESINLIPYKIFQNMGLDLDDRAVVPLILGRPFLATSQDFIDVKDGQMDPWVEDDLSNLLDDKGSPNGLVEKLHPQYNIEENEREMKFLD